The Halomonas elongata DSM 2581 DNA segment CTGGGCCTCAGGGCGCACGGCACCTTCTCCGGCGCCCTGCTGTGGCCCTACTTCTATCCCTGGCCGCAGCGCCCGTCGGGGCTGATCGAGGAAGGCTTCGCCGAGCTGGCCCGTCGCTGGCGGCCGATCCTCGATGTCTTCGACGAACAGGGCGTCGACCTGTGCTTCGAGATTCATCCGGGCGAGGACCTGCACGACGGCGCCACCTTCGAGCGTTTCCTCGAAGCCGTGGACGACCACCCCCGGGCAAAGATCCTCTTCGATCCCAGCCACATGGTGCTGCAACAGCTCGATTACCTGGGCTTCATCGATCGCTACCACGAGCGGATCGGCATGTTCCACGTCAAGGATGCCGAATTCACGCCCAGCGCCCGCAGCGGGGTCTACGGCGGCTATCAGGGCTGGGTCGATCGCCCCGGTCGCTTCCGCTCGCTGGGCGATGGCCAGGTCGATTTCAAGGGCATCTTCTCGCGGCTCACCCAGTACGGCTACGACGGCTGGGCGGTGCTCGAATGGGAGTGCTGTCTCAAGGACGCCGCCCAGGGGGCCGCCGAGGGCGCTCCCTTCATTGCCCAGCACCTGATCCAGCGCGCCGACAAGGCCTTCGACGACTTCGCCGA contains these protein-coding regions:
- a CDS encoding sugar phosphate isomerase/epimerase family protein; this translates as MTNAHDHGIKGPALFLAQFLDDRPPFNDLDSITRWAASLGYRGVQMPTVDPRLIDLELAAESQDYCDELNGRCAEAGVAISELSTHLQGQLVAVHPAFDELFDGFAPAHLHGRPDARRHWAEEQLKLAARASRRLGLRAHGTFSGALLWPYFYPWPQRPSGLIEEGFAELARRWRPILDVFDEQGVDLCFEIHPGEDLHDGATFERFLEAVDDHPRAKILFDPSHMVLQQLDYLGFIDRYHERIGMFHVKDAEFTPSARSGVYGGYQGWVDRPGRFRSLGDGQVDFKGIFSRLTQYGYDGWAVLEWECCLKDAAQGAAEGAPFIAQHLIQRADKAFDDFADTGSDPGRNRRLLGLGDPS